In the genome of Streptomyces aquilus, the window CCCTCGTGCTCGATCCGCATCGGCAGCGCGAAGTACGCGGGCGCCTCCGGCTCCTCGCCGTCGTCGTCCTCGTGGGCGAGCGGATACGCCGCCACCTCCTCGTACAGCGCCCGCAGCGGCTCCGAGCGGCGCAGGGCGATCTGCCGCTCCATCTGTTCCAGGAGATGCCCGCGCCAGGCCCGCAGGTTGCGGATGCGGGGCGCCATGCCCTCCGGGTGCAGGGTCAGCCGCATGGCGTTGAGCGGGGGTGCGAGCAACGACTCCGGGATGTCGTCGAGCAGCATCAGGATGCCGCGGTTGGCGGCGACCACGTTGTACATGGCGTCCAACACCAGTGCCGGGTACGGCTCGTAGCCCTGGATGAGCCGCTCGATGCCGTCCCGCAGGGCGTCGAGCTCGGGGGCGGCCAGCGGGGTCTCCGAGTAGTGCGGGGCGTAACCGGCCGCCAGCAGCAGCGCGTTGCGCTCCCGGACCGGCACGTCCAGATGCTCCGCCAGCCGCAGCACCATCTCCTCGCTCGGCCGCGAACGCCCCGTCTCGATGAAGCTGATGTGCCGCGCGGAGGAGTCGGCCCGCAACGCCAGCTCCAGCTGACTGACCCGGCGCTGCTCCCGCCAGGCCCGCAGCAGCGGGCCCACGGCCCGGTCGTCGGCAGTGGTGGTGGTCATAGGACGACCGTAGACGAAGCCGGGGGACGCCCGCGAAGAGAAATCCGACGTGACCGGAGGGCGGAGCCCCTTCTGACCAGGACTTCCGCGGTCCGCCTGTGGCACGCTGAGAGAACACCCCCACCGCACCCGCAGTCCAGGAAGGAGCGGCGACATGGCCGTGGAACCGCTGTCGCAGAAGGAGATCGAGGACCGGCTCGCGGAACTGCCGGGTTGGTCGGCCGACGGTGACCGCCTCACCTGTTCCTACCGGCTGCCCTCGCACTTCGCGGCCACCGCGATGGTCGTCCACATCGCCCAGGTCCAGGAGGAGCTCGACCACCACTCCGACCTCACCCTCGGTTACAACACGGTCGCCCTGAGCGTGAACACCCACAGTGTCGGCGGCGCCGTCACCGAGAAGGACTTCGAGCTGGCCCAGCGGGTGGCGGCGCTCGCCCCCGGGCACGGAGCCCAGTGACGGCGTGCTGGACTACGACAAGGAAGCCGACGCCTACGACGCCACCCGCGGCGGTGAACCCCGCGCCGCCGCGGCCGCCGACGCGGTGCTCGGCCTGGTCCCGCCGGACGCCCGCCGCCTCCTCGACGTGGCCTGCGGCACCGGCATCGTCACCCGCCGGTTCGCGACCGCGCGGCCCGCGCTGCGGGTGACGGGCGCCGACCTGACGTACGGCATGGCCCGGATGGCCGCGGTGCGGCTGCCCGGCGCGATCGTGCTCGGTGACAGCCGCCGACTGCCGTTCCCCGACGGGGTGTTCGACGCGGTGACGAGCGTGTGGCTGCTGCACCTCATCCACGACCCGGACGACGCCCGCAGCATCGTCGCCGAGTGCGCCCGGGTGCTGCGGCCCGGCGGCGTGTACGTCACCACCGTCGACAAGGCCGCCGCGCACGACGTCGGCAGCGACATCGACGCGGTCCTCGCCCCGCGCCCGCGCCGGCCCGCCCCGGACGCCGCGCGCCGCGTGGAGTCGTACGCCGCCGCGCAGGGCCTGGTCGCCGCCGGGCGGGCCCGTTTCACCGGCCTCGGGCAGGGCCGCAGCCCCCGGCGGACCGCCGCCGACCTGCGGCGCGGCTGGTTCACCATGCTGCCGCCCGGCGACCCGCGCACCGAGGAACTCGCCGTACGCCTTCAGGCCCTGCCCGACCAGGACCGGCCGCGCGCCGACCCCGTCTTCTCGCTGCGGGCGTTCAGGAAGCCCGGGTGAACTCCATGACCCAGTTGGTCAGCCAGGTCTCCCCGCCGTCGAGCGAGAACGCCTGCTCCCAGCGGGCGCCGGTGTCGGAGACGCCGGACCAGACGAACCGCACCCGTACGTCCTTGCCGTCGTGCCTGTCGTCGCCGTAGAACTCCCCGCGTCCCTCGGTGAATCGACCGACGACCGGCGGGAACAGCGTGCCGGTGCGGCTGGACGCCCAGTTGAGCGACCACAGCCGGCTCTCCCGGTCGAACAGCCGCAGGGTCGCCCCCTTGGCGGCCAGGTGCGGCATGTCGATCTCGTCGACGTTCGCGGCGCCGTCGAACAGCGGCCAACAGCGGCTGGTGGCGGGGAACTCCTCCCAGTCGCTGTCCGGGTCGAGGAAGCCGGTGCGGCGGCGGTTGAGCACCTGCCAGTCGCCGTGGAGGAAGTCGAAGTCGTGCGGGCTGCTCATGAGCGGTCTCCTGTGGTTCCTGCGGGCAGCGAGTCGGCCAAGTAGGCGTCAAGGTCCGGGACTTCGGGTGCGAGCAGGTGCCGTACCCAGGCGTCCCGTTCGTGCAGGATCGGCGGCAGCTCCCAGACGCAGCCGATCCAGGGCAGTTCGGGTTTGACGAAGTGGGTCGGATCGGTGTCCGGGCACCGCAGCGCCGGCTGCCCGGCCGCGGCGCCCCGGAAGTGGAGCACGTTGTCCCAGACCCAGCTGTAGGCGTTGAGATAGGCGCCGGAGTCCTCGCCCCGGTGCAGCACGACGAAGGTCGCGGGCGGCGTGCCGTCCGGCTCCGGCAGCAGCTCCGGGAGGATCTCGTACGCCGCCTTCTCGACGTCGGGCGCGATGCCGGACGGGTCGGTGGTGACGTGGTAGCGCTTGATGTGCCGGCCTGCGACCTCGATGGGCGGCGGCACGGTCAGCAGTTTCTCGGTGAAGCTCATGGGAGGGACGGTAGGGCGACTTCCCTGACATCCTATGTCAGTGAAGTCCAGCCGACTCGTCTCGATCCTCCTGCTGCTCCAGACCCGGGGCCGGATGACCGCCGCCCAGCTCGCCGAGGAGCTGGAGGTCTCGGTGCGCACGGTGTACCGGGACGTGGAGGCGCTGGGCGCGGCCGGTGTCCCGCTGTACGGCGACGCGGGTCACGCCGGTGGCTACCGCCTCCTCGACGGCTACCGCACCCGGCTGACCGGCCTGACCGCCGACGAGGCGGAGGCCCTCTTCCTGGCGGGCGCCCCCGGTCCGGCCGCCGAGCTGGGGCTGGGGTCGGTGCTGGCGGCCGCCCAGCTGAAGGTGCGGGCCGCGCTGCCGGCGGAGCTGCGTGCTCATGCCGACCGGATCAGCGGGCGGTTCCACCTGGACGCGCCCGGCTGGTACGCGCGGGCCGACGAGGCGCCGTACCTGCCCGCGGTGGCCGACGCGGTCTGGAACGGGCGGGTGCTGCACGTGCGGTACCGCCGCTGGGCCCGGCCGACGGATGTGGAGCGGCGCCTTGAGCCGTACGGGCTGGTGTTGAAGGCGGGCCGTTGGTACGTGGTCGCGGGACCGGGGCCGCGCACGTTCCGCGTCGACCAGATCCTCGAACTCGCCACCTCCGACGAGGAGTTCAGCCGCCCCGACGACTTCGACCTGCCCGCGTACTGGAGCGCGTACCAGCGTGATTTCCATGAACGCCTGTACCGGGAGGAGGCGTTGGTCCGGCTGGCGCCGGGGGTGACGCACGCGAGGGCGACGTCGTACGGGCCGGTGGACGGCGACGGCTGGAGGCAGGCCACGGTGCCGATCGAGTCGATGGACCGCGCGCTCGGTGAGTTCCTGTCGATGGGTGCCGGCATCGAGGTGCTGGAGCCGCCGGAGCTGCGCGAGCGACTCGACGCGACGGCAAGGGAGTTGGCGGCGCGATACGCCGGATGAGCGGCAACCTTCCGGTGCCGGGCGGCGACGCAGGAAGGAAACCCGTCCGTCCTCTCAGGAGGTACGTCTCGTGCAGCACCCGCACCCGCACCCTCATGCGCAGTCCGACAGGCACCGCAGACGAAGGGCCGTACTCCCCGCGCTGGGCGTCGCCGCGGCGCTCGTCGCCGCCGGGCTCACCCAACTCGCCGCCCCGGGAACGGCGCAGGCGGCGACCGCCCGGCAGGTCGAGAAGCTCGACCGGGGCGTCGTCAGCGTCCACACCGACGCCGGGAACCTGGTCAGCTGGCGCTGGCTCGGCACCGACCCGGGCGACGTCTCCTTCAACGTCTACCGGGCCGGTACGAAGGTCAACTCCACGCCGATCACCGGCTCGACGAACTACTTCCACTCCGGCGCACCCGCCCAGGCCGACTACACGGTCCGCGCGATCGTCGGCGGCGTGGAGCAGGCGGACTCGGTCCACGCGATCCAGTTCCGCAGCGGCTACAAGGACGTCCCGATCAGCCCACCGGCAGGGGGCACCACCCCCGACGGCGTCGCCTACACCTACGAGGCCAACGACGCGTCCGTCGCCGACCTCGACGGCGACGGCGCACTGGACTTCGTCCTCAAGTGGCAGCCCACGAACGCCAAGGACAACTCCCAGTCCGGCTACACCGGCAACACGATCCTCGACGGGATCAAGCTCGACGGCACCAGGCTGTGGCGCATCGACCTCGGCCGCAACATCCGCTCCGGCGCCCACTACACGCAGTTCCAGGCGTACGACTACGACGGCGACGGCAAGGCCGAGGTCGCCATGAAGACGGCGGACGGCACGGTCGACGGCACGGGCGCGGTGATCGGCAGCTCCTCCGCCGACCACCGCAACTCCAGCGGCTATGTCCTGTCCGGCCCCGAGTACCTGACGATGTTCAACGGCCAGACGGGCAAGGCCATGGGGACGGTGGACTACGTCCCGGCGCGCGGGACGGTGTCGTCCTGGGGCGACTCGTACGGCAACCGCGTGGACCGCTTCCTCGCCGGCACGGCCTACCTGGACGGCGCCCGCCCCTCCCTGATCATGGCCCGCGGCTACTACACCCGTACGGTCATCGCGGCCTGGGACTGGCGAGGCGGTGCCTTCACCCGCCGCTGGACCTTCGACACCAACTCCTCCACCAACTCCGGTAAGGGCTACGACGGTCAGGGCTCGCACAGTCTGTCCGTCGGCGACGTCGACAATGACGGCAAGGACGAGATCGTCTACGGGGCGATGGCGGTGGACGACAA includes:
- a CDS encoding rhamnogalacturonan lyase, giving the protein MQHPHPHPHAQSDRHRRRRAVLPALGVAAALVAAGLTQLAAPGTAQAATARQVEKLDRGVVSVHTDAGNLVSWRWLGTDPGDVSFNVYRAGTKVNSTPITGSTNYFHSGAPAQADYTVRAIVGGVEQADSVHAIQFRSGYKDVPISPPAGGTTPDGVAYTYEANDASVADLDGDGALDFVLKWQPTNAKDNSQSGYTGNTILDGIKLDGTRLWRIDLGRNIRSGAHYTQFQAYDYDGDGKAEVAMKTADGTVDGTGAVIGSSSADHRNSSGYVLSGPEYLTMFNGQTGKAMGTVDYVPARGTVSSWGDSYGNRVDRFLAGTAYLDGARPSLIMARGYYTRTVIAAWDWRGGAFTRRWTFDTNSSTNSGKGYDGQGSHSLSVGDVDNDGKDEIVYGAMAVDDNGNGLWTTRTGHGDAQHLGDLDPSHPGLEYFKVSESSSQPAELYINPANGTVNWSLAACCDNGRGVAGDIWAGNDGAEVWSAADSSLRDEAGATKGREPSSVNFLSWWDGDTTRELLDGTHIDKYGTTSDTRLLTAASVHSNNGTKATPSLSGDLFGDWREEAVWPTTDNTALRIYSTPYETTTKITTLLHDTMYRTGLAWQNTAYNQPPHPSFLIGNGMATAPRPAVYTP
- a CDS encoding class I SAM-dependent methyltransferase, whose protein sequence is MLDYDKEADAYDATRGGEPRAAAAADAVLGLVPPDARRLLDVACGTGIVTRRFATARPALRVTGADLTYGMARMAAVRLPGAIVLGDSRRLPFPDGVFDAVTSVWLLHLIHDPDDARSIVAECARVLRPGGVYVTTVDKAAAHDVGSDIDAVLAPRPRRPAPDAARRVESYAAAQGLVAAGRARFTGLGQGRSPRRTAADLRRGWFTMLPPGDPRTEELAVRLQALPDQDRPRADPVFSLRAFRKPG
- a CDS encoding helix-turn-helix domain-containing protein, which produces MTTTTADDRAVGPLLRAWREQRRVSQLELALRADSSARHISFIETGRSRPSEEMVLRLAEHLDVPVRERNALLLAAGYAPHYSETPLAAPELDALRDGIERLIQGYEPYPALVLDAMYNVVAANRGILMLLDDIPESLLAPPLNAMRLTLHPEGMAPRIRNLRAWRGHLLEQMERQIALRRSEPLRALYEEVAAYPLAHEDDDGEEPEAPAYFALPMRIEHEGRVLSFVSSISTFNTPMDVTVAELAIETFLPADPATVKYLQGFVS
- a CDS encoding helix-turn-helix transcriptional regulator is translated as MKSSRLVSILLLLQTRGRMTAAQLAEELEVSVRTVYRDVEALGAAGVPLYGDAGHAGGYRLLDGYRTRLTGLTADEAEALFLAGAPGPAAELGLGSVLAAAQLKVRAALPAELRAHADRISGRFHLDAPGWYARADEAPYLPAVADAVWNGRVLHVRYRRWARPTDVERRLEPYGLVLKAGRWYVVAGPGPRTFRVDQILELATSDEEFSRPDDFDLPAYWSAYQRDFHERLYREEALVRLAPGVTHARATSYGPVDGDGWRQATVPIESMDRALGEFLSMGAGIEVLEPPELRERLDATARELAARYAG
- a CDS encoding 4a-hydroxytetrahydrobiopterin dehydratase; this encodes MAVEPLSQKEIEDRLAELPGWSADGDRLTCSYRLPSHFAATAMVVHIAQVQEELDHHSDLTLGYNTVALSVNTHSVGGAVTEKDFELAQRVAALAPGHGAQ